A window of Sphingobacterium sp. SRCM116780 contains these coding sequences:
- a CDS encoding quinone-dependent dihydroorotate dehydrogenase, which translates to MYKLVKPIFFSMNPESAHHTVTGGLKTFSKIWGAKKLIRSLYTFENKNLAREVFGLKFKNPVGLAAGFDKNAEYITDMANFGFGFIEIGTVTPKPQPGNDKPRMFRLISDKALINRMGFNNQGADVAANRLKHLSSEDRKGLLIGGNIGKNKVTPNEQAVDDYIYCFNALFDYVDYFVVNVSSPNTPGLRDLQEKEPLKQILNTLQGLNEQKTNKKPILLKIAPDLTDSQLDDIVEIVQETHIAGVIATNTTISREGLRSEEHLVKETGGVSGAPLTKRSTEVIRYLSNKSNRSFPIIGVGGIHSAADAIEKLDAGASLVQIYTGFIYEGPALITNICKGIVQAGK; encoded by the coding sequence ATGTACAAATTAGTCAAACCTATTTTCTTTTCAATGAATCCTGAATCTGCTCATCATACAGTAACAGGAGGATTAAAAACATTTTCAAAAATCTGGGGTGCTAAAAAGTTAATAAGAAGCCTTTATACTTTTGAAAATAAAAACTTAGCACGTGAAGTCTTTGGTCTTAAGTTTAAAAATCCAGTAGGATTAGCCGCTGGATTCGATAAAAATGCCGAATACATAACCGATATGGCAAATTTTGGATTTGGTTTTATTGAAATTGGTACCGTGACACCAAAACCTCAACCTGGCAATGATAAACCACGAATGTTTCGCCTTATTTCAGATAAAGCATTAATTAACCGAATGGGTTTTAATAATCAAGGGGCTGACGTAGCAGCAAACCGTTTAAAACACCTGTCATCGGAAGATCGGAAAGGACTTTTAATTGGAGGAAATATTGGTAAAAATAAAGTAACCCCAAATGAACAAGCAGTAGATGATTATATTTACTGTTTCAATGCTTTATTTGATTATGTGGACTATTTTGTCGTTAACGTAAGTTCTCCGAATACACCAGGATTACGTGACTTACAAGAAAAAGAACCACTAAAACAAATTTTGAATACGCTTCAGGGATTGAACGAGCAAAAAACAAATAAGAAACCTATATTGTTAAAAATAGCACCTGATTTGACCGATAGTCAATTGGATGATATTGTAGAAATCGTTCAGGAAACACATATAGCAGGTGTTATTGCGACCAATACCACTATTTCAAGAGAGGGATTGCGTAGTGAAGAACATTTGGTTAAAGAAACAGGTGGAGTGAGCGGTGCTCCTTTGACCAAGCGTTCTACAGAAGTAATTCGGTATTTATCAAATAAATCAAACAGATCTTTTCCTATCATTGGAGTAGGTGGGATCCATTCTGCAGCAGATGCAATTGAAAAGCTGGATGCAGGAGCGAGTCTCGTTCAGATATATACTGGTTTTATTTATGAAGGACCTGCTTTAATTACGAATATTTGCAAAGGCATCGTGCAAGCTGGAAAGTAA
- a CDS encoding ABC-F family ATP-binding cassette domain-containing protein, translated as MISINNLTFEIGSRALYDEANWHIKPGDKVGLIGANGTGKSTLLRLIVGQYTPTSGTISMAKDLKIGYLNQDLLSYHSDKSILHVAMEAFERQNQLHTEIENLLQKLETDYSDDILNKLSDKQMEFDALDGYSIEFRAHEILAGLGFSEDEQKRPLATFSGGWRMRVMLARILLQTPDILLLDEPTNHMDLPSIKWLENYLQAFEGAIVIVSHDRYFLDRIIKKTVESRKGKLTLYAGNYSFYLEEKALRSEIQAGQFKNQQAKIKQEERLIERFRAKASKAKMAQSRIKALDRMERVEDVDDDNPTVNFSFKFTKPSGRHVVTLENISKSYPNLEILQNTEGIIEKGDKIALIGANGKGKSTLLRIVAGADKEYEGKSEHGHNVSQTFFAQHQLEALHLENSIIAEMQAFAPKHTETELRSILGCFLFSGDDAFKKIKVLSGGEKSRVALAKALTADANFLALDEPTNHLDMQSVNILIQALQQFEGTLIVVSHDRYFLDNVANKIWFIEDKEIKEYPGTYQEYEEWNAKRIIKPVEKKVEKKIVVEEPKKVKPAPTEDKFKLISKKNKELASLELKVAEKELQVNRLETDLAKEEIYSDAIKLQEYTRNYNSSKAELTQLQKNWEDLAEEIIALED; from the coding sequence ATGATATCAATAAATAACTTAACATTTGAAATTGGGTCTCGAGCATTATATGATGAGGCCAATTGGCATATTAAACCTGGAGACAAGGTTGGTCTAATTGGAGCCAACGGTACCGGCAAATCCACTTTATTACGATTGATCGTAGGACAGTATACCCCTACTTCAGGTACCATATCAATGGCGAAAGACTTAAAAATTGGTTACTTAAACCAAGATTTATTGTCTTATCATTCTGATAAAAGTATTTTACATGTGGCGATGGAGGCTTTCGAGCGCCAAAATCAATTGCATACAGAAATAGAAAACCTGCTACAAAAATTAGAAACAGATTATTCTGATGATATTCTAAATAAATTAAGTGACAAGCAAATGGAATTCGATGCTTTAGATGGCTATAGTATTGAATTTCGTGCGCATGAGATTTTGGCTGGTTTGGGATTTTCAGAAGATGAACAAAAACGCCCTTTAGCTACCTTTTCTGGAGGATGGCGTATGCGTGTCATGTTAGCCAGGATCTTATTGCAAACTCCTGATATTTTGTTGTTAGATGAGCCAACCAACCACATGGATTTACCTTCTATCAAATGGCTGGAAAATTATCTACAAGCATTTGAGGGGGCTATTGTCATTGTATCTCACGATAGGTATTTCTTAGATCGTATTATTAAAAAGACTGTTGAATCTCGCAAAGGTAAATTGACACTTTATGCAGGTAACTATAGCTTTTATTTAGAAGAGAAGGCATTGCGCAGTGAGATCCAGGCAGGTCAATTCAAAAATCAACAAGCGAAAATAAAACAGGAAGAGCGCTTAATTGAGCGTTTCCGTGCAAAGGCTTCAAAGGCAAAAATGGCTCAGTCCCGTATTAAAGCGCTAGACAGAATGGAGCGTGTGGAAGATGTGGATGATGATAATCCTACTGTAAACTTCAGTTTCAAATTTACAAAACCATCTGGACGGCATGTGGTTACTTTGGAAAATATTTCAAAGTCATATCCCAATTTAGAGATTCTTCAAAATACGGAAGGAATCATTGAAAAAGGAGATAAAATTGCTTTAATCGGTGCAAATGGAAAAGGTAAATCAACTTTATTACGTATTGTAGCTGGAGCTGACAAAGAATATGAAGGAAAATCTGAGCACGGGCACAATGTATCTCAAACATTCTTTGCTCAACATCAATTAGAGGCTTTGCATTTAGAAAATAGCATTATTGCTGAAATGCAAGCATTTGCACCAAAACATACAGAAACAGAACTTCGATCAATTCTAGGTTGTTTCTTGTTTTCTGGAGATGATGCTTTCAAAAAGATCAAAGTTCTTTCAGGAGGTGAAAAATCTCGTGTCGCATTAGCTAAAGCACTTACAGCGGATGCGAATTTCTTAGCATTAGATGAGCCTACCAACCACTTGGATATGCAGTCGGTCAATATATTGATCCAAGCGCTTCAACAGTTTGAAGGAACATTAATCGTGGTATCTCACGATCGTTATTTTTTAGATAATGTTGCCAATAAAATTTGGTTTATCGAAGATAAAGAGATTAAGGAGTATCCAGGTACTTATCAAGAATACGAAGAATGGAATGCTAAGCGAATTATCAAACCTGTAGAAAAAAAGGTTGAAAAGAAAATTGTCGTTGAGGAACCAAAAAAGGTAAAACCTGCTCCTACTGAGGATAAATTCAAATTAATCAGTAAAAAGAATAAAGAATTGGCTTCTTTGGAGCTAAAAGTTGCTGAAAAGGAGCTTCAAGTAAACCGTTTAGAAACAGATTTAGCAAAAGAAGAGATTTATTCTGATGCTATTAAATTGCAGGAATATACGCGTAATTACAATTCTTCAAAAGCTGAGCTAACACAGTTACAAAAAAATTGGGAAGATTTAGCTGAAGAAATTATAGCATTAGAAGATTAA
- a CDS encoding AMP-binding protein, whose amino-acid sequence MTLRQRMSFSIQVLKSIFSTFRFGVNLYALLKSVKNLNNTFINDGYNKISYATLYKETLLVIDKLKNFPSNHISQKVVLIADNSFNFIQYLFALSALSREVIIINPHLAEGQLEKILSNYSANLIITDNSVQIKNIDLQLIVYSFAEINAFPISKSIRKLKRNQGKITILSTGSSNMATAIERKLEVTKIWNPFIELVSKLSLLDYSSSQITVPFYHGYGLASLILALFLKHDIYFSSHFNSKLIVHSINNNRIDCLVVIPSMIGKLIDIDAYALGNCKCIISGADKLEPQWTSYVINQYNKTKIFNLYGTTELGICSIAAHDDLMMANDTIGRFLKGIKYNLEADHELKVKCSWMQDHDNSLYISTGDFIRQDDTGLLYYLGRINNSLNIGGEIVNCNELEKTIAVYPSIMKTKVVGHKNENLITELRLEATLKNDVYFNETDFKNWLHETLPKYLQPKSIHYKNN is encoded by the coding sequence ATGACATTACGACAAAGAATGAGTTTTTCTATACAAGTATTAAAATCAATCTTTTCTACCTTTCGGTTTGGAGTTAACCTGTATGCATTATTAAAGTCTGTTAAAAATTTAAATAATACATTTATAAATGATGGCTACAACAAGATTAGTTATGCGACACTTTACAAAGAAACTCTGCTTGTTATAGACAAATTAAAAAACTTTCCCTCCAATCACATCTCTCAAAAAGTTGTTCTTATTGCTGACAATAGTTTTAATTTTATTCAATATTTATTTGCACTTTCTGCGCTTTCTCGAGAAGTGATTATTATCAATCCGCATTTAGCTGAAGGTCAATTAGAAAAAATTTTAAGCAACTATAGCGCTAATCTGATTATTACAGACAATAGTGTGCAGATAAAAAATATTGACCTTCAACTAATTGTCTATTCTTTTGCAGAGATTAATGCGTTTCCCATAAGTAAGAGTATCCGAAAATTAAAACGAAATCAAGGAAAAATAACCATTTTAAGTACAGGTAGTTCAAATATGGCGACAGCGATTGAACGTAAACTTGAGGTAACGAAAATTTGGAACCCATTTATAGAATTGGTCTCTAAATTATCTTTATTAGATTATTCTTCTAGTCAAATCACTGTCCCTTTTTATCATGGTTATGGTTTAGCGAGTTTAATTTTGGCATTATTTCTAAAACATGACATCTATTTTTCTTCGCATTTTAATTCAAAACTGATCGTACATTCGATTAACAATAATCGCATAGACTGTCTTGTTGTGATACCTTCTATGATTGGCAAATTAATAGATATAGATGCATATGCACTTGGGAACTGCAAGTGTATCATCTCTGGTGCTGACAAGCTTGAGCCGCAATGGACTTCCTATGTGATCAACCAGTACAATAAAACCAAAATCTTCAATTTGTATGGCACAACTGAATTAGGTATCTGCAGCATTGCTGCTCACGATGATTTAATGATGGCCAATGATACAATCGGACGCTTTCTAAAAGGGATAAAATACAATCTGGAGGCTGATCATGAACTCAAAGTAAAATGCTCTTGGATGCAAGATCACGATAATAGCCTATATATCAGCACGGGAGATTTCATTCGCCAGGATGATACTGGACTATTATATTATTTAGGAAGAATTAACAATTCACTCAATATTGGAGGTGAAATCGTTAATTGTAATGAATTGGAGAAAACAATAGCTGTATATCCGTCTATTATGAAAACTAAAGTGGTAGGTCATAAAAACGAAAATTTAATCACCGAATTGAGATTAGAAGCTACTTTAAAAAATGATGTTTATTTTAATGAAACAGATTTTAAAAATTGGTTGCACGAAACTCTTCCTAAATATTTGCAACCAAAATCTATTCACTATAAGAATAATTGA
- a CDS encoding SDR family NAD(P)-dependent oxidoreductase translates to MKSTWIESIAFPKVFLNKKKALQAFRGKTILITGASEGIGNACCILLSKFQVHLILVARSKEKLEALKEVIVKNNSTATILIADLYKEEQVDHLIEHLCTKQTPIDIFISNAGKSIKRPLQNSLLRYHDFTRTNSLNYLAPLKISLALTPILSKQKGQIVNVSALNVLLLPTAQWAAYQASKTAFDQYCRSNQSEWKKMNI, encoded by the coding sequence GTGAAATCGACCTGGATAGAAAGCATAGCATTCCCAAAAGTTTTTCTCAATAAAAAGAAGGCTTTACAAGCTTTCCGAGGAAAAACTATTTTAATTACAGGAGCTAGTGAAGGCATTGGAAACGCTTGTTGCATTCTCTTGTCCAAATTTCAAGTTCATTTGATTTTAGTTGCACGTTCAAAGGAAAAATTAGAAGCTCTGAAGGAAGTTATCGTCAAAAACAATTCCACTGCTACTATCCTTATTGCTGACTTATATAAAGAAGAGCAGGTCGATCATTTAATTGAACATCTTTGTACGAAACAGACGCCAATAGATATATTCATCTCTAATGCAGGAAAATCAATTAAACGTCCCTTACAAAATTCGTTACTTCGCTATCACGATTTTACAAGAACCAATTCTCTCAATTATTTAGCTCCTTTAAAAATTTCATTAGCCCTAACTCCGATCCTATCCAAGCAAAAAGGACAAATCGTCAATGTTTCTGCTTTAAATGTTTTATTATTACCTACAGCCCAATGGGCGGCTTATCAAGCGTCCAAAACTGCTTTTGATCAATATTGTCGATCGAATCAATCCGAATGGAAAAAAATGAACATTTGA
- a CDS encoding MgtC/SapB family protein, protein MDSFFDFFDNQYIWNVVVSIFCGALIGFEREYRNKSAGFRTIVLICFGSAVFTVVSRMIGGNGNDDRIAANIVTGIGFIGAGVIFKGKLSVKGLTTSAVIWSTAGVGMIAGIGETKLALFFTIFMVIILSLFQQIEQLLSRYYLIRTVHVRFATCDFDQISNFEQEATKFNVKFSRKTIEKLDGGLAIIYDLSGKMENINKFNERLIYIPEVKEFYYN, encoded by the coding sequence ATGGATTCTTTTTTCGACTTTTTCGATAACCAGTATATTTGGAACGTTGTCGTTTCCATATTTTGTGGTGCTTTAATTGGGTTTGAACGAGAATACAGAAATAAATCAGCAGGATTCAGAACAATTGTATTGATCTGTTTTGGTTCTGCTGTTTTTACTGTTGTTTCCCGAATGATAGGAGGAAATGGAAATGATGATCGGATTGCTGCAAATATTGTAACAGGTATTGGTTTTATTGGAGCAGGAGTAATTTTTAAAGGAAAACTTTCGGTTAAAGGACTAACCACATCTGCGGTAATTTGGTCAACTGCTGGTGTAGGAATGATTGCTGGAATAGGAGAAACAAAATTAGCGTTGTTTTTCACCATTTTTATGGTTATTATTTTATCATTATTCCAACAAATTGAACAACTATTATCCCGCTATTATTTAATCCGTACGGTTCATGTTCGATTTGCAACCTGTGACTTTGATCAAATTTCTAATTTTGAACAGGAGGCAACAAAATTCAATGTAAAGTTTAGTCGAAAAACGATAGAGAAACTTGATGGTGGATTGGCCATTATATATGATTTATCTGGAAAAATGGAAAATATAAATAAGTTCAATGAAAGGCTAATTTATATCCCAGAGGTGAAAGAGTTTTACTATAATTGA
- a CDS encoding DUF5606 domain-containing protein, translating into MNLRALVSVTGKPGLFKLIGQNKGGFILETLDSAKIKSVVSLSTTKMATLEDITIYGEEEEIRLLNVFETIKEKGLTVDPKADGQTLRNTFNEVAPGHDESRVYSSDIKKIYTWYNIIKDLPLFEEEAPAPLV; encoded by the coding sequence ATGAATTTAAGAGCATTAGTTTCTGTAACAGGAAAACCAGGGTTGTTCAAATTAATTGGGCAAAATAAAGGAGGATTTATTTTAGAGACTTTAGATAGCGCTAAAATTAAATCTGTAGTTAGTTTGTCTACGACTAAAATGGCTACTTTAGAAGATATTACCATATACGGAGAAGAGGAAGAAATTCGTTTGTTGAATGTTTTTGAAACAATCAAAGAAAAGGGATTGACAGTAGATCCGAAAGCGGATGGTCAAACGCTACGTAATACTTTTAACGAAGTAGCTCCTGGTCATGATGAATCTCGTGTATATTCATCTGATATCAAAAAGATTTACACGTGGTACAACATTATAAAAGATTTGCCATTGTTTGAAGAAGAAGCTCCTGCTCCTTTAGTATAA
- a CDS encoding peptidylprolyl isomerase → MSKAIIKTEKGDMTVQFYTADAPNTVANFIKLAKEGYYDGLTFHRVLPDFVIQGGCPNSREGASGMPGTGGPGYKIDCELTGENQYHDRGVLSMAHAGRNTGGSQFFICHSRNNTAHLDRNHTCFGKVIENVDIVDDIRQGDRILSIEVIED, encoded by the coding sequence ATGAGTAAAGCGATTATCAAAACAGAAAAAGGCGACATGACTGTACAATTTTATACAGCAGATGCTCCAAATACAGTTGCAAATTTTATCAAATTGGCTAAAGAAGGCTATTATGATGGATTAACTTTTCACCGTGTACTTCCAGATTTCGTTATTCAAGGGGGTTGCCCAAATTCTCGTGAAGGTGCTTCTGGCATGCCTGGAACAGGTGGTCCTGGTTATAAAATCGATTGTGAATTGACTGGAGAAAATCAATACCACGACAGAGGTGTATTATCTATGGCACATGCTGGTCGTAATACCGGTGGTTCTCAATTTTTCATCTGTCATAGCCGTAACAATACTGCTCATTTAGATAGAAACCATACGTGTTTTGGTAAAGTTATTGAGAATGTAGATATAGTGGATGATATCCGTCAAGGCGATCGTATTTTAAGTATTGAAGTTATTGAAGACTAG